In the Cheilinus undulatus linkage group 19, ASM1832078v1, whole genome shotgun sequence genome, one interval contains:
- the LOC121527654 gene encoding gastrula zinc finger protein XlCGF7.1-like — translation MQKISQVRAQLEGAEEPDTKACTFNSFSVKSEEEDGEKPQSSQFDDHQSEEKRETEEEDCRGSEADRDFNPESHLQPVTPDKTSQLSGSETDDNADWGDSNGPQEGLIHLQDNDTAVSDNNSNSGSASVTSSKCAHNFGQKKKGQKNKKNNTEEKPFSSSFCKRKCLTKQHIRVHAGEKPFSCSVCGKRFSQQCHLKRHSSVHTGEKPFSCSVCGKRFSQQGDLKSHSSVHTGEKPFSCSVCGKRFSQQGDLKTHSNGYTGEKPFSCSVCGKGFSHLGNMKNHLSIHTGEKPFSCSVCGKGFSKQGNLKRHLSVHTGEK, via the exons ATGCAGAAG ATCAGTCAGGTGAGAGCTCAGCTTGAAGGAGCAGAGGAGCCCGATACCAAAGCGTGCACATTCAATTCTTTTTCTGTGAAGAGTGAAGAAGAGGATGGAGAGAAACCTCAATCCTCTCAGTTTGATGACCACCAAAgtgaagagaagagagagacagaagaagaggactgtagaggatcAGAAGCAGACAGAGACTTTAATCCAGAGTCTCATTTACAGCCAGTTACTCCTGACAAGACCTCACAGCTTTCTGGATCTGAGACTGATGACAATGCTGATTGGGGGGATAGTAATGGACCTCAGGAAGGTTTAATCCATCTACAAGACAATGACACAGCTGTAAGTGATAACAATTCTAACAGTGGAAGTGCATCAGTTACCTCCTCTAAATGTGCTCACAACTTTggacagaagaaaaaagggcagaaaaacaaaaaaaataacacagaagAGAAACCATTTAGTTCCTCATTTTGTAAAAGAAAGTGTCTAACAAAACAGCACATCAGAGTCCACgcaggggagaaaccatttagctgttcagtttgtggtaaaagattttcaCAACAATGCCATCTGAAGAGACACTCAAgtgtccacacaggggagaaaccatttagctgttcagtttgtggtaaaagattttcaCAACAAGGCGATCTGAAGTCACACTCAAgtgtccacacaggggagaaaccatttagctgttcagtttgtggCAAAAGATTTTCACAACAAGGCGATCTAAAGACTCACTCAAATGGctacacaggggagaaaccatttagctgtTCAGTCTGTGGCAAAGGATTTTCTCACCTAGGAAATATGAAGAACCACTTGAGTATCCACACtggggagaaaccatttagctgtTCAGTCTGTGGTAAAGGATTTTCTAAACAAGGAAATCTAAAGAGACACTTGAgtgtccacacaggggagaagTAA